Proteins encoded within one genomic window of Amycolatopsis sp. 2-15:
- a CDS encoding NAD(P)/FAD-dependent oxidoreductase, with the protein MRRILVVGGGYAGFYAAWGLEKRLRPSEAELTVVDPRPYMTYQPFLPEVTAGSIEARHAAVSLRRHLKRTRIVAGAVTEIDHANRHVVVRPAEGPEFELEYDEIVVTAGAVTRKFPIPGITEEAIGMKHMEEAVAIRDRLLTSFDRASALEPGPARRKLLTVTFVGGGFSGVEGFAELLSLATALLKPYPEISRDELSFHLVEAQGRILPEVTDKPGRWVVRSLEERGAHVHLNTQLRSAVDGHVVLSTGEEFDSALIVWTAGNAANPVVHNHTDLPIDERGLLLVRADLRVGTETDPVPGAWGAGDDAAVPDLASPVPGARTVPNAQHAVRQGKLLARNLTAHVRGRAPKPYVHHGLGSVATLGIGKGIFQYRRIVITGLLAWLMHRGYHVLAVPSWERKVRVLAIWLTAAFFGRDIVSLASVEHPRDAFVSGGDPIR; encoded by the coding sequence ATGCGCAGGATCCTGGTGGTCGGCGGCGGGTATGCGGGTTTCTACGCGGCCTGGGGACTCGAGAAGCGGTTGCGGCCTTCGGAGGCGGAGCTCACTGTCGTGGACCCGCGGCCGTACATGACCTACCAGCCGTTCCTGCCCGAGGTCACGGCCGGTTCGATCGAGGCGCGCCACGCGGCGGTGTCGCTGCGGCGGCACCTCAAGCGCACGCGGATCGTGGCCGGCGCGGTGACGGAGATCGACCACGCGAACCGCCATGTGGTCGTGCGGCCGGCCGAGGGCCCGGAGTTCGAGCTCGAGTACGACGAGATCGTGGTGACGGCCGGCGCCGTCACCCGCAAGTTCCCGATCCCCGGCATCACCGAGGAAGCGATCGGGATGAAGCACATGGAAGAGGCCGTCGCGATCCGCGACCGGCTGCTGACGTCGTTCGACCGCGCGTCGGCGCTCGAGCCGGGGCCGGCGCGGCGGAAGCTGCTCACGGTGACGTTCGTCGGCGGCGGTTTCTCGGGCGTCGAGGGCTTCGCGGAGCTGCTGTCGCTGGCGACGGCGCTGCTGAAGCCGTACCCGGAGATCAGCCGCGACGAGCTGAGCTTCCACCTCGTGGAGGCGCAGGGCCGGATCCTGCCCGAGGTCACCGACAAGCCGGGGCGCTGGGTGGTCCGCTCGCTCGAAGAGCGCGGCGCCCACGTGCACCTCAACACGCAGCTGCGATCGGCCGTCGACGGGCACGTGGTGCTCTCGACGGGCGAGGAGTTCGATTCCGCGCTCATCGTGTGGACGGCGGGCAACGCCGCCAACCCCGTGGTGCACAACCACACCGACCTGCCGATCGACGAGCGCGGCTTGCTGCTCGTGCGCGCCGACCTGCGGGTGGGCACCGAGACGGACCCGGTGCCGGGTGCGTGGGGCGCGGGTGACGACGCCGCGGTGCCGGACCTCGCGTCGCCCGTTCCGGGGGCGCGGACGGTGCCGAACGCACAACACGCGGTTCGCCAGGGCAAGCTGCTTGCTCGAAACCTCACAGCGCACGTTCGCGGTCGCGCACCGAAGCCGTACGTCCACCACGGGCTGGGTTCGGTCGCGACGCTGGGCATCGGCAAGGGCATCTTCCAGTACCGCCGGATCGTGATCACGGGCCTGCTCGCGTGGCTGATGCACCGCGGGTACCACGTGCTGGCCGTGCCGAGCTGGGAACGCAAGGTGCGCGTGCTCGCGATCTGGCTCACGGCGGCGTTCTTCGGCCGCGACATCGTGTCGCTCGCTTCGGTCGAGCACCCGCGCGACGCGTTCGTCTCCGGAGGCGACCCGATCAGGTGA
- a CDS encoding SDR family oxidoreductase → MRIVVIGGTGLIGSRVVSLLEEHGHEAVPASPTSGVNTVTGEGVKEVLQGADVVVDVSNSPSFADDDVMAFFRAATTNLTGAAKDAGVGHYVALSVIGSDRLLESGYLRAKVAQEELIKDSGLPYSIVRATQFFEFVGAIADGGTEGNVVKLPDAGIQPIAASEVSGAVAKVAAGAPLGGMTEIGGPEIFTMENWVREALAFRNDPREVTVDPEARYFGEKPGPRGLLPDEGAQLGQIKFADWLPANPPRK, encoded by the coding sequence ATGAGGATTGTCGTCATCGGCGGTACCGGCCTGATCGGCTCGCGGGTCGTGAGCCTGCTGGAGGAGCACGGCCACGAGGCGGTGCCGGCGTCGCCGACCTCCGGGGTCAACACCGTGACCGGCGAAGGCGTCAAGGAAGTGCTGCAGGGCGCCGACGTGGTGGTGGACGTGTCGAACTCGCCGTCGTTCGCCGACGACGACGTGATGGCGTTCTTCCGCGCCGCCACCACGAACCTGACCGGCGCCGCCAAGGACGCCGGCGTAGGCCACTACGTCGCGTTGTCGGTGATCGGCAGCGACCGCCTGCTCGAGTCGGGCTATCTGCGGGCGAAGGTCGCCCAGGAAGAGCTGATCAAGGACTCCGGCCTGCCCTACTCCATCGTGCGGGCCACGCAGTTCTTCGAGTTCGTCGGCGCGATCGCCGACGGCGGCACCGAGGGCAACGTCGTCAAGCTCCCCGACGCGGGCATCCAGCCGATCGCGGCCTCCGAGGTTTCCGGCGCGGTCGCGAAGGTTGCCGCCGGCGCGCCGCTGGGCGGTATGACCGAGATCGGCGGCCCCGAGATCTTCACGATGGAGAACTGGGTGCGCGAGGCCCTGGCCTTCCGCAACGACCCGCGTGAGGTCACCGTCGACCCCGAGGCCCGTTACTTCGGCGAGAAGCCGGGCCCGAGGGGCCTGCTGCCCGACGAGGGGGCCCAGCTCGGGCAGATCAAGTTCGCGGACTGGCTCCCGGCCAACCCGCCCAGGAAGTGA
- a CDS encoding L-aspartate oxidase yields MTEQQVATSVLVIGTGGSGLRAAIELAERGVDVLVVGKRSKGDAHTTLAAGGINAALATMDPQDSWQQHAADTIKESYLLAHPDTVRVVTQNAARGIEDLERWGMPFAREADGRISQRFFGAHTYRRTAFAGDYTGLEIQRTLVNRAAQLDVRMLENVYITRILVQDNVVFGAYGFDLDNGTRYVIHADSVILAAGGHTRIWRRTSSRRDENTGDSFRLAVLAGGRIRDPELVQFHPSGLLEPENAAGTLVSEAARGEGGQLRNALGERFMERYDPERMELSTRDRVALAAYTEIKAGRGTPNGGVWLDVSHLPRETIMQRLPRVYQTLLELQMLDITKSPIEIAPTAHYSMGGVWVRSSDHGTGVEGLYAIGEAASGLHGANRLGGNSLIELLVYGRIVGEAAAEYSASLSAQRRSAGALAEARGEVDELLAAEGPENVRALQRSLRNTMTEHAGVVRDEKGLLAGLSELDALEERMKNVGVHPDLAGFQDLAHAFDLKSSALACRATLEAAVERRETRGCHNRSDYPELDESMRVNLVWSGRGRIEREALPPVPAEIAALMREVSSEGKLVE; encoded by the coding sequence ATGACAGAACAGCAGGTCGCGACGTCGGTACTGGTGATCGGCACGGGCGGGTCCGGGTTGCGCGCCGCGATCGAGCTGGCCGAGCGGGGCGTCGACGTGCTCGTGGTCGGCAAGCGGTCCAAAGGCGACGCCCACACCACGTTGGCCGCCGGCGGCATCAACGCGGCGCTGGCGACGATGGACCCGCAGGACAGCTGGCAGCAGCACGCCGCCGACACCATCAAGGAGAGCTATCTGCTGGCGCACCCCGACACGGTGCGGGTCGTCACGCAGAACGCCGCACGCGGCATCGAGGACCTCGAACGCTGGGGCATGCCCTTCGCCCGCGAGGCCGACGGCCGCATCTCCCAGCGGTTCTTCGGTGCGCACACCTACCGGCGCACCGCGTTCGCGGGTGACTACACCGGACTGGAGATCCAGCGCACGCTCGTGAACCGCGCGGCGCAGCTCGACGTGCGGATGCTCGAGAACGTCTACATCACGAGAATCCTGGTGCAGGACAACGTGGTCTTCGGCGCGTACGGCTTCGACCTCGACAACGGCACCCGCTACGTGATCCACGCCGACTCGGTGATCCTGGCCGCCGGCGGGCACACCCGCATCTGGCGCCGCACGTCTTCGCGGCGCGACGAGAACACGGGCGACTCGTTCCGGCTCGCCGTGCTGGCCGGCGGCCGCATCCGGGACCCGGAGCTGGTGCAGTTCCACCCGTCCGGGTTGCTGGAGCCGGAAAACGCGGCGGGCACGCTCGTGTCGGAAGCCGCTCGCGGTGAGGGCGGCCAGCTGCGCAACGCGCTGGGCGAGCGGTTCATGGAGCGCTACGACCCGGAGCGGATGGAACTGTCCACACGCGACCGGGTGGCTTTGGCCGCGTACACCGAAATCAAGGCGGGCCGCGGCACGCCGAATGGTGGCGTGTGGCTCGACGTTTCGCACCTGCCGCGTGAGACGATCATGCAGCGGCTGCCGCGCGTCTACCAGACGTTGCTGGAACTGCAGATGCTGGACATCACGAAGAGCCCGATCGAGATCGCGCCCACCGCGCACTACTCGATGGGCGGTGTCTGGGTGCGGTCGTCCGACCACGGTACGGGCGTCGAAGGCCTGTACGCGATCGGCGAGGCCGCGAGCGGCCTGCACGGCGCCAACCGGCTCGGCGGCAACTCGCTGATCGAGCTGCTGGTGTACGGCCGGATCGTCGGCGAGGCGGCGGCGGAGTACTCGGCTTCTCTTTCCGCGCAACGGCGTTCCGCCGGCGCGCTCGCGGAGGCTCGCGGTGAAGTCGACGAGCTGCTGGCGGCCGAGGGCCCGGAGAACGTGCGGGCCCTGCAGCGTTCCTTGCGCAACACGATGACCGAGCACGCGGGTGTCGTCCGGGACGAGAAGGGTCTGCTCGCGGGACTGTCCGAACTGGACGCGCTCGAGGAGCGGATGAAGAACGTCGGGGTCCACCCGGATCTGGCCGGGTTCCAGGACCTCGCGCACGCGTTCGACCTGAAGTCCTCGGCGTTGGCCTGCCGGGCGACGCTGGAGGCGGCGGTGGAACGGCGCGAGACGCGGGGCTGCCACAACCGCTCGGACTACCCGGAGCTGGACGAGTCGATGCGGGTGAACCTCGTGTGGTCCGGGCGTGGGCGGATCGAACGGGAAGCGTTGCCACCGGTGCCTGCGGAGATCGCCGCGTTGATGCGGGAGGTTTCCTCGGAAGGGAAACTGGTCGAGTGA
- a CDS encoding LuxR family transcriptional regulator → MNLITLAETQAGLAAQASSGRSAVTVHGGHEHALRQTVMALCEGEHLHEHEHHGGETTVLVLHGHIRLVTGAESQRAAPGDFLVLPEHRHRIEAETDAAILFTNVVQPR, encoded by the coding sequence ATGAACCTGATCACCCTCGCCGAGACCCAGGCCGGGCTCGCGGCGCAGGCGTCCTCCGGGCGCAGCGCGGTGACCGTCCACGGTGGACACGAGCATGCCCTGCGCCAGACTGTGATGGCACTGTGCGAAGGCGAACACCTGCACGAACACGAACACCACGGTGGCGAGACCACCGTGCTCGTCCTGCACGGGCACATCCGCCTGGTCACCGGCGCCGAAAGCCAACGCGCGGCACCCGGCGACTTCCTCGTGCTCCCCGAGCACCGGCACCGCATCGAAGCCGAGACCGACGCGGCGATCCTGTTCACGAACGTCGTGCAACCCCGATGA
- a CDS encoding cupin domain-containing protein: MSVEHSHHLRNPKSSAPPPKIELVATAEGAPAAPEGAVPMTILVTLPPGSDGAPPHRHSGPAFGYVLKGEIIFELEGDPERVVKAGEAFWEPGFDVIHYQDGNNLDDAESQFVVTMFCAPGQPMLIPVSDEELEQREHLRAPRP; this comes from the coding sequence ATGAGCGTGGAACATTCGCACCACCTGCGGAACCCGAAGTCGAGCGCGCCGCCGCCGAAGATCGAGCTGGTGGCGACCGCGGAGGGAGCGCCTGCGGCGCCCGAGGGGGCCGTGCCGATGACAATCCTGGTCACGTTGCCGCCGGGGAGTGACGGGGCGCCGCCGCACCGGCATTCCGGGCCGGCGTTCGGCTATGTGCTCAAGGGCGAGATCATCTTCGAGCTCGAAGGCGACCCGGAGCGCGTCGTGAAGGCCGGGGAAGCGTTCTGGGAGCCCGGGTTCGACGTGATCCACTACCAGGACGGCAACAACCTCGACGACGCCGAGTCCCAGTTCGTCGTCACGATGTTCTGCGCGCCGGGACAGCCGATGCTCATCCCGGTGAGCGACGAGGAACTCGAGCAGCGCGAGCACCTGCGAGCGCCCCGGCCGTGA
- a CDS encoding IclR family transcriptional regulator, which produces MDETRGGVASVVKACKVLRAFSPTVGVLSVRQVSARADIPRSTAHELCRTLVAEGMLEDSGNGYQLGPLLLELAGQIIERTGLVRATEGILDRLVRAPEQEAHLGQLTQGWVVYLDGNASTCKVPMHNRVGQRAPAHLTGCGKAALSWLPFDKVVAHVEKCCAESSTPPPDLDELEAELVRARHDGFLVSKSFQKDRMSVAAAIFDASGHAVGGVSLAGPATMFTTAVVASVRASVTNAAGLISARLINEPARWASTPR; this is translated from the coding sequence ATGGATGAAACGCGCGGTGGCGTGGCGTCGGTGGTGAAGGCGTGCAAGGTGCTACGCGCCTTCTCGCCCACAGTGGGTGTCCTGTCCGTCCGGCAGGTCTCGGCCCGCGCGGACATCCCGCGCAGCACCGCCCACGAGCTGTGCCGCACCCTCGTCGCCGAGGGAATGCTGGAGGATTCGGGCAACGGCTACCAGCTCGGCCCGCTGCTGCTGGAGCTCGCCGGCCAGATCATCGAACGCACCGGCCTCGTCCGCGCGACCGAGGGCATCCTCGACCGCCTGGTCCGCGCGCCCGAACAGGAGGCGCACCTGGGCCAGCTCACGCAGGGCTGGGTCGTCTACCTCGACGGCAACGCCAGCACCTGCAAGGTCCCGATGCACAACCGCGTCGGCCAGCGCGCGCCCGCGCACCTCACCGGGTGCGGCAAGGCGGCGCTGTCGTGGCTGCCGTTCGACAAGGTCGTGGCCCACGTCGAGAAGTGCTGCGCGGAGAGCTCGACGCCGCCGCCCGACCTCGACGAGCTCGAAGCCGAGCTCGTCCGCGCGCGCCACGACGGGTTCCTGGTGTCGAAGTCGTTCCAGAAGGACCGGATGTCCGTCGCGGCGGCGATCTTCGACGCGTCGGGCCACGCGGTCGGCGGCGTCTCGCTGGCCGGGCCCGCGACGATGTTCACCACGGCCGTCGTGGCGTCGGTCCGCGCGTCGGTGACCAACGCGGCCGGCCTCATCAGCGCGCGGCTCATCAACGAGCCGGCGCGCTGGGCGAGTACTCCGCGCTGA
- a CDS encoding LacI family DNA-binding transcriptional regulator gives MRRATLKDVAARAGVHVATASRALNETSRHLVNSATLDRVLRAATELGYSGNLSARTLRTARSMAIGILLPDLTNPIFPPIVRGAEDILRERGYSTWIANTDDDPKITAASIEAFLSRGVDGFISAGSRLHDDTAEQMAGQGHPLVLVNRTVDRRDIPSVTADDDHGVRLALSHFVELGHRKIVHLAGPQDLSTGVHRKRAFVQGLADHGLDREPERVAQCDAWSQREGHRVLSGLLRDENIEFTAIVAGNDLIALGCYDALREHGMTCPHDVSIIGFNDTPFMDHVSPPMTTIRIPQYDLGREAAKLLVDNLENPEQGPRSIVLPVELVNRRSTAPLRTN, from the coding sequence GTGCGAAGAGCGACCTTGAAGGACGTGGCCGCGCGCGCCGGGGTCCACGTCGCGACCGCGTCGAGGGCCCTCAACGAGACCAGCCGCCACCTGGTGAACAGTGCGACGCTCGACCGCGTGCTCCGGGCCGCCACCGAACTCGGCTACTCCGGCAACCTCAGCGCCCGCACGCTCCGCACCGCCCGGTCGATGGCGATCGGCATCCTGCTCCCGGACCTGACCAACCCGATCTTCCCGCCGATCGTGCGCGGCGCCGAGGACATCCTGCGCGAACGCGGCTACAGCACGTGGATCGCCAACACCGACGACGACCCGAAGATCACGGCCGCGTCGATCGAGGCGTTCCTCTCCCGTGGGGTCGACGGGTTCATCTCCGCCGGGTCGCGCCTGCACGACGACACGGCCGAGCAGATGGCCGGGCAGGGCCACCCGCTCGTACTGGTCAACCGCACCGTCGACCGTCGCGACATCCCGTCGGTCACGGCCGACGACGACCACGGCGTCCGCCTCGCGCTCAGCCATTTCGTGGAGCTGGGCCACCGCAAGATCGTCCACCTGGCCGGCCCGCAGGATCTGTCGACCGGTGTGCACCGCAAGCGTGCCTTCGTGCAGGGCCTCGCCGACCACGGCCTCGACCGCGAGCCCGAACGCGTGGCGCAGTGCGACGCGTGGTCGCAACGCGAGGGTCACCGTGTCCTCAGTGGACTCCTGCGCGACGAGAACATCGAGTTCACCGCGATCGTCGCCGGAAACGACCTGATCGCTCTCGGCTGTTACGACGCGTTGCGCGAACACGGGATGACGTGCCCGCACGACGTGAGCATCATCGGATTCAACGACACCCCGTTCATGGACCACGTTTCCCCGCCGATGACGACCATCCGCATTCCGCAGTACGACTTGGGTCGCGAAGCCGCGAAACTTCTGGTCGACAACCTGGAAAACCCCGAACAGGGGCCGCGATCGATCGTGCTGCCGGTCGAGCTGGTCAACCGGCGTTCCACGGCGCCTTTGCGCACGAACTGA
- a CDS encoding SDR family oxidoreductase → MDLLLRGKTALVTGASRGIGLAVTRALVGEGVQVVAAARNVGGDLGELPVETVAVDLGTPDGAARVVEEAVARVGGIDILVNNVGAVQPRPDGFTSVTDEDWLATLNLDFMSAVRTTRAALPSLLERTGAIVTVCSVNATLPDPLVIDYSAAKAACLSFFKSLSKEVGARGVRVNTVSPGPVATDLWLGKGGVAETVGGAVGAEPGNVAAKAAADSVTGRFTRPEEVADLVTFLASGRVGNLTGADIILDGGMTQTI, encoded by the coding sequence ATGGACCTGCTGTTGCGCGGCAAGACGGCGCTCGTCACCGGTGCGAGCCGGGGGATCGGGCTGGCGGTGACGCGGGCGCTGGTCGGGGAGGGCGTTCAGGTCGTCGCGGCGGCGCGCAACGTCGGCGGGGACCTGGGGGAACTGCCCGTCGAGACCGTGGCGGTCGACCTCGGCACTCCGGACGGCGCGGCGCGGGTGGTCGAGGAGGCCGTGGCGCGCGTGGGCGGGATCGACATCCTGGTCAACAACGTCGGCGCCGTGCAGCCCCGGCCCGACGGCTTCACGTCTGTCACCGACGAAGACTGGCTGGCGACGTTGAACCTCGACTTCATGTCGGCTGTGCGCACCACGCGGGCGGCGCTGCCGTCGCTGCTGGAGCGGACCGGCGCGATCGTCACGGTGTGCTCGGTCAACGCGACCTTGCCCGACCCGCTGGTGATCGACTACAGCGCGGCGAAGGCGGCGTGCCTCAGCTTTTTCAAGTCCCTGTCGAAGGAAGTCGGCGCGCGCGGAGTCCGCGTGAACACGGTCAGCCCCGGCCCGGTCGCCACGGACCTGTGGCTGGGCAAGGGTGGTGTCGCCGAGACGGTCGGGGGTGCTGTCGGCGCGGAGCCCGGCAACGTCGCGGCGAAGGCGGCCGCCGACTCCGTGACCGGCCGGTTCACGCGGCCCGAGGAGGTCGCGGACCTGGTGACGTTCCTGGCCAGTGGCCGCGTCGGCAACCTCACGGGCGCGGACATCATCCTCGACGGCGGGATGACGCAGACGATCTAG
- a CDS encoding DNA-3-methyladenine glycosylase family protein → MTPEEHLRDADPVLGRVMDQMVGPPPRLPPDPALAGDPDIPKDNYGVLVRAIVSQNISIHSSRAIFRKLKDRFGGRLPTPEELLADDPEQLRPAAGLSRAKTVSLRSLADCILAGRLDLDALNELPDDEVIGQLDVVKGIGVWTAQMFLMFHLHRPDVLPTGDLELRRSVERAYGLAARPTPAELTRLAEPWRPYRTLACLYLWQLAEQAPRL, encoded by the coding sequence ATGACACCCGAGGAGCACCTGCGCGACGCCGACCCGGTCCTCGGCCGGGTCATGGACCAGATGGTCGGGCCTCCGCCCCGGCTGCCGCCCGACCCCGCGCTGGCCGGCGACCCGGACATTCCGAAGGACAACTACGGCGTGCTCGTGCGCGCGATCGTCAGCCAGAACATCTCGATCCACTCGTCGCGAGCCATCTTCCGCAAGCTGAAGGACCGCTTCGGCGGCCGGCTGCCGACGCCGGAGGAGCTGCTGGCCGACGACCCCGAGCAGCTGCGCCCGGCCGCCGGGTTGTCTCGCGCGAAGACGGTGTCGTTGCGCTCGCTCGCCGACTGCATCCTGGCGGGCCGCCTCGACCTCGACGCGTTGAACGAGCTGCCCGACGACGAGGTCATCGGGCAGCTCGACGTGGTCAAGGGCATCGGCGTGTGGACCGCGCAGATGTTCCTGATGTTCCATCTGCACCGTCCTGACGTGCTGCCGACCGGGGACCTCGAGCTGCGCCGCAGCGTCGAGCGGGCCTACGGGCTGGCCGCCCGGCCGACGCCGGCGGAGCTCACGCGGCTGGCCGAGCCGTGGCGGCCGTACCGCACGCTGGCGTGCCTGTACCTCTGGCAACTGGCCGAGCAGGCGCCGCGGTTGTGA
- a CDS encoding UBP-type zinc finger domain-containing protein, with the protein MEGVDPAVAPSGNGCADCDAASPQGWWFHLRRCAQCGHIGCCDSSPGQHASAHAASSGHRIVRSFEPGEEWFWDYAEEVMYERGPELAAPTHHPLTQAAPGPADRLPADWANQLH; encoded by the coding sequence GTGGAGGGTGTCGACCCCGCGGTGGCGCCGAGCGGCAACGGCTGCGCCGACTGTGATGCGGCCAGTCCGCAGGGCTGGTGGTTCCACCTGCGCCGCTGCGCGCAGTGCGGCCACATCGGCTGCTGCGACTCGTCGCCCGGCCAGCACGCCAGTGCGCACGCCGCCTCGTCCGGCCACCGCATCGTCCGCAGCTTCGAGCCGGGCGAGGAGTGGTTCTGGGACTACGCCGAGGAAGTGATGTACGAACGCGGCCCCGAGCTGGCCGCCCCGACCCACCACCCGCTCACGCAGGCCGCCCCCGGCCCGGCCGACCGCCTGCCGGCGGACTGGGCCAACCAGCTTCACTGA
- a CDS encoding RecQ family ATP-dependent DNA helicase: MTSSRPNPTDVAGALFDFALRPSQVQAADAVAAGQDTLAVLPTGSGKSAIYQVAGLARGGLTLVISPLIALQRDQLRSIAGRPYGDRTINAELLNSSQKVHERRETLARLEKGELDFVFLGPEQLSNAETRAAITNVTLFVVDEAHLVSEWGQEFRPEYLRLTDAIAEFGRPPVLALTATASPPVQADITRRLGMRDAQLVVADFDRPNISLSMRPTQPSKPEARAVDDRCVDVLIQHDTPALVYALTHARCEALADRLRLDAFRSAPYHGGMTAAARAQVQDDFFAGKLDVVVATSAFGMGIDKPDIRTVVHAGVPASIDDYYQEIGRAGRDGEPAVAVLVHDPRTIRIPRLLAARTHLGEETVHLVVDAVENSPRQATLTELTASAGVPAHAVERVVNELVELGFVGVTGSGHHRVVECEQELTPPAELADQLVDLDRRRQAVLTSRIEAARGYAESTRCRRAELLAYFGENYTPPCENCDNDRAAHTTEHQRADVSGGAPVHHRLWGDGQLLSQDEHELLVYFPSVGYKHLTASTISSGILQPR; the protein is encoded by the coding sequence ATGACCAGCTCACGTCCGAATCCCACCGACGTCGCGGGTGCGTTGTTCGATTTCGCACTTCGGCCCTCACAGGTGCAGGCGGCCGACGCGGTCGCGGCGGGGCAGGACACGTTGGCCGTGCTGCCCACGGGCAGCGGGAAAAGCGCCATCTACCAGGTCGCCGGCCTCGCCCGCGGTGGGTTGACGCTGGTGATTTCGCCGCTCATCGCGTTGCAGCGCGACCAGCTCCGGTCCATCGCGGGACGCCCGTACGGCGACCGCACCATCAACGCCGAGCTCCTCAACTCCAGCCAGAAGGTCCACGAACGCCGGGAGACGCTGGCGCGGCTGGAGAAGGGCGAGCTGGACTTCGTCTTCCTGGGCCCCGAGCAGCTCTCGAACGCCGAGACGCGTGCGGCGATCACCAATGTCACGTTGTTCGTGGTGGATGAAGCACATTTGGTGAGCGAATGGGGACAGGAGTTCCGCCCCGAGTACCTGCGGCTCACCGACGCGATCGCCGAGTTCGGCCGGCCGCCGGTCCTCGCGCTCACGGCTACGGCGTCGCCGCCCGTGCAGGCGGACATCACGCGCCGGCTGGGGATGCGCGACGCGCAGCTGGTGGTCGCCGACTTCGACCGGCCCAACATTTCGCTCTCGATGCGCCCGACGCAGCCCAGCAAACCGGAGGCGCGGGCCGTCGACGACCGGTGCGTCGACGTCCTCATCCAGCACGACACCCCGGCACTCGTCTACGCGCTCACCCATGCCCGCTGCGAGGCCCTCGCCGACCGCCTGCGCCTCGACGCCTTCCGCTCGGCGCCGTACCACGGCGGCATGACGGCTGCCGCCCGCGCGCAGGTGCAGGACGACTTCTTCGCGGGGAAGCTGGACGTCGTCGTGGCCACGAGCGCGTTCGGGATGGGGATCGACAAGCCCGACATCCGCACGGTCGTGCACGCCGGTGTGCCCGCGAGCATCGACGATTACTACCAGGAGATCGGCCGCGCCGGCCGGGACGGGGAGCCGGCCGTGGCAGTCCTCGTGCACGACCCGCGGACCATCCGCATCCCGCGCCTGCTCGCCGCCCGCACCCATCTCGGCGAGGAGACCGTGCACCTGGTCGTCGACGCGGTCGAGAACTCGCCCCGGCAGGCGACGCTCACCGAACTGACCGCCAGCGCCGGGGTGCCCGCCCACGCCGTCGAGCGGGTGGTCAACGAGCTGGTGGAGCTGGGTTTCGTGGGCGTCACGGGATCCGGCCACCACCGCGTGGTGGAATGCGAACAGGAACTTACACCACCAGCCGAGCTCGCCGACCAGCTCGTGGACCTCGACCGGCGCCGGCAGGCCGTGCTCACCAGCCGGATCGAGGCCGCTCGCGGGTACGCCGAAAGCACGCGGTGTCGCCGTGCGGAACTTCTCGCCTACTTCGGTGAGAACTACACACCGCCCTGTGAAAACTGCGACAACGACCGTGCGGCGCACACCACCGAACACCAGCGCGCCGACGTCTCCGGCGGTGCTCCCGTGCACCACCGCCTGTGGGGAGACGGGCAACTGTTGTCCCAGGATGAACACGAGTTGCTCGTTTACTTTCCCAGCGTGGGCTACAAGCACCTGACCGCGTCGACGATCTCGTCCGGCATCCTCCAGCCGCGCTGA
- a CDS encoding DUF5709 domain-containing protein: MDDDIEDNADTGVLDPEDTLEDGDPYDEGYSPPEKPFEVDEFGTTPEEEREGESWEGRLAREVPDLQPEEGDDLGDSEDTDGELIDGELGDFRAGRLVAADEGSGEDSDDELYASDVGIDGGAASAEEAAVHVVDDPEGY; encoded by the coding sequence GTGGACGACGACATCGAGGACAACGCCGACACCGGCGTGCTCGACCCTGAAGACACGCTCGAGGACGGCGATCCGTACGACGAGGGCTACTCGCCGCCGGAGAAGCCGTTCGAGGTCGACGAGTTCGGCACCACACCCGAGGAAGAGCGCGAAGGCGAAAGCTGGGAGGGCCGCCTCGCCCGCGAGGTGCCCGACCTGCAGCCCGAGGAGGGCGACGACCTCGGCGACAGCGAGGACACCGACGGCGAACTCATCGACGGCGAACTCGGCGACTTCCGCGCAGGCCGCCTCGTCGCCGCCGACGAAGGCTCCGGCGAAGACTCCGACGACGAGCTCTACGCCTCGGACGTCGGCATCGACGGCGGCGCCGCCTCCGCGGAGGAAGCCGCCGTCCACGTGGTCGACGACCCCGAGGGCTACTGA